A stretch of Aedes aegypti strain LVP_AGWG chromosome 2, AaegL5.0 Primary Assembly, whole genome shotgun sequence DNA encodes these proteins:
- the LOC5575759 gene encoding splicing factor 3B subunit 3 isoform X3, which translates to MYLYNFILQRATGITHAVHGCFAGTKQQEILLSKGKSLELVRPDPNTGKVHTLLQTEVFGVIRSLMSFRLTGGTKDYAVVGSDSGRIVILEYNPAKNQLEKVHQETFGKSGCRRIVPGQFLAIDPKGRAVMIGAIEKQKLVYILNRDSEARLTISSPLEAHKSSTLTYHMVGVDVGFENPMFACLEIDYEEADLDPSGEAAAKTQQTLTFYELDLGLNHVVRKYSEPLEEHANFLISVPGGNDGPSGVLICSENYLTYKNLGDQHDIRCPIPRRRNDLDDPERGMIFICSATHRTKSMYFFLVQTEQGDIFKVTLETDDDVVSEIKLKYFDTVPPATAMCVLKTGFLFVACEFGNHYLYQIAHLGDDDDEPEFSSAMPLEEGDTFFFAPRQLKNLVMVDEIHSYAPILGCQVADLANEDTPQLYLACGRGPRSSIRVLRHGLEVSEMAVSELPGNPNAVWTVKKRIDDRRG; encoded by the exons ATGTATTTATACAACTTTATCCTACAGCGCGCCACTGGCATAACCCACGCGGTCCATGGCTGCTTCGCCGGAACCAAACAGCAGGAGATCCTGCTGTCCAAGGGCAAGAGCTTGGAACTGGTCCGACCGGATCCGAACACGGGCAAGGTGCACACGCTGCTGCAGACGGAAGTCTTCGGTGTGATTCGGTCGCTGATGTCCTTCCGGCTGACCGGTGGAACCAAAG ATTATGCCGTCGTCGGTTCAGATTCGGGACGAATCGTCATCTTGGAGTACAATCCGGCCAAGAATCAACTGGAGAAGGTTCACCAGGAAACGTTCGGCAAGTCCGGATGTCGTCGGATTGTGCCGGGACAATTTTTGGCCATCGACCCCAAAGGTCGCGCCGTCATGATCGGGGCCATCGAGAAGCAGAAGCTGGTCTACATTCTGAATCGTGACTCGGAAGCCAGATTGACTATCTCATCTCCGCTGGAGGCACACAAATCGAGCACTCTGACCTACCATATGGTCGGAGTGGATGTCGGATTTGAAAATCCTATGTTCGCATGTCTGGAAATTGACTACGAAGAAGCGGATTTGGATCCTTCGGGAGAGGCGGCGGCCAAAACACAGCAGACTTTGACATTCTACGAATTGGATCTCGGATTGAATCACGTGGTCCGGAAGTACTCGGAACCGCTGGAAGAACACGCCAATTTCCTGATCTCCGTTCCGGGTGGCAATGACGGCCCTTCGGGTGTGCTGATTTGCTCGGAAAATTATTTGACGTATAAGAATCTTGGAGATCAGCATGATATTCGTTGTCCGATTCCCAGAAGGCGTAACGATCTGGACGACCCGGAACGGGGAATGATCTTCATCTGCTCGGCCACCCATCGTACCAAATCGATGTACTTTTTCCTGGTTCAGACCGAGCAGGGAGACATCTTCAAAGTCACATTGGAAACCGACGATGATGTCGTTTCGGAGATCAAGCTCAAGTATTTCGATACGGTTCCTCCGGCAACCGCAATGTGCGTGTTGAAAACAGGTTTTCTGTTCGTGGCTTGTGAGTTTGGCAACCATTACCTGTATCAGATTGCTCACCTTGGCGATGACGACGATGAGCCAGAGTTCAGTTCAGCTATGCCACTGGAAGAGGGGGACACTTTCTTCTTTGCACCTCGCCAGCTGAAGAATTTGGTCATGGTCGACGAAATCCACTCGTACGCTCCTATTCTGGGCTGTCAAGTTGCCGATTTGGCCAATGAAGACACTCCACAGTTGTACCTGGCTTGTGGTCGTGGACCCCGTTCGTCGATCCGAGTGCTTCGGCATGGATTGGAAGTTTCGGAAATGGCCGTTTCCGAACTGCCCGGTAATCCGAATGCTGTCTGGACCGTCAAGAAACGTATTGATG ACCGTCGTGGTTGA